The DNA segment cacctgtcctactcgttagactaatcacagaactcgttacctggaaaaaaatttgctcagctgagctttccaaaaggcccatttaggccatttaactgtgacactgttgttttattgaattagaataatggagaaaccgtttcattgaattagaataaatgctcgaatttttgttttctgtgaagagtgttcactgtgcagtataaagtcagggttgagtagaatttctaagttgtaaaatcaatcatgggtaagcagcgcgacctctcaaccggaatagtggctcaaattcaagcccttcgccaacaaggcttgacccaaactaaaattgctgagcagctcggcatcagccagtcttccgtctgcaaagctctcaagaaaaactgcagcaagcgcaccaactgttccggcgtccgaaaaacttctgctcgcgacaacaagcagctgagaaagatcgcagtctgcaaccggttcaagtccacttccgagctcaccgacttgtggaacaagcagaccggcgctgacgtctccagatcaaccacttaccgtcgtctgcgcgaactcggcttcaaatctcgcgttccagcagtaaaaccgatgctgaacaagaaacaaatggagaaacggctgaagtgggccaaagaacacggcgagtggactgctgaagactggcagaaaatggtcttcagtgacgaatcacgcttctgcatctccttcggtgaccaaggtcctcgtgtctggcgtcgtggtggcgaaacctacaaccatgagtgcgtgaaaagatccgtcaagtttccccagagcgttatggtctggggatgcatgtcggctcgaggtgtagggaaactttgcttcctcaagaagactgtcaatgctgccgtatatcaagatgttctggaaacgttcctgattccgactgttgaggaacagttcgggaagaagacttcatatttcaacaggatcttgcaccggctcatgcggcaaagtcgaccaaagattggttcactaaaaaacagcttgaagttttggcatggccggccaactcgcctgacctcaatgtcattgaaaacctttgggccatcgtcaagcagaaaattcgcgacagaaagcctactacgctggaccaactgaagcagaacatcgccactgcctgggaagctgtgagtgcggaaacttgcgacaagctggtcaaatcgatgccgcggagacttcaggcagtcatacaagccaagggagcagccacaaaatactgagaaagtgatgattgtaattataataaaaattattctaattcaatgaaacggtttctccattattctaattcaataaaacaacagtgtcacagttgaATGggctaaatgggccttttggaaagctcagctgagcaaatttttttccaggtaacgagttctgtgattagtctaacgcaggggtcaccaacctttttgaacctgagagctacttcttgggtaccaattaatgcgaagggctaccagtttgatacacactcgtgaaattacaaattttctcaatttacctttaattatatgttattattaataattaatgacattcatctatgtgaagacacagatatcaataggcaacactattattataaatctctgcaagtgtttacattttatattatattttaatataatattacatattatattacattatattgtataataatatataaactataggctatctctaagctaatattaatgtaatataatctaaaattacatcaatgcaactgtgatttaaaaaaaaaaagaatagcaacaaaaatgctatttttagaccaggcctgcgggctactcataaggtccttgcgggctacctggtgcccgcgggcaccatgttggtgacccctggtctaacgagtaggacaggtgcggtgaacacctgatttgctttctgcacaaaaaatgcattcaaagaatttcatgattgcactatttcaaattattctaattcgttgaccagcacctgtatgtatgtatatatatatatatatatatatatatatatatatatatatatatatatatatatatatatatatatatatatatatatatatatataaaagcccaCTTTACAAGTAATGCAGATTATGGAAGCGATGTTATAATCTTCTTCTCACATCTTCTTGAAATGCTGCTCTAAGCACTATactccaataataaaaaaaataaattaactattGTAACAACAGCATATGCAGAAAACGAAACTTGGCCAATCCTGAGACATTTTTCTGGAGTAAAACAACCTTTaaatctaaactttttttttttttttttttacagaagaatGTAACTTGAATGTACTGTTTGTTTAGTGTTTTCAGATTCTCTTTTCTTGGTAATTTTCTCTTAATCTGTCTTAATCTTTCTAACAGCCATGGTTGGACAACAAGCACACAGTATTTGGAAGAACTACCAAAGGAATGGAGGTGGTCCAGAGAATCTCCAACGTCAAGGTCAACCCCAAGACCGACAAGCCGTATGAAGATGTGAGCATCATCAATATCACAATCAAGTAGATTTTACGACTGTACAGACTGTCCTGTCATCATTTTGTACAataaagacgttttttttttccaactgaaGTTGTATTTATCAGAATTGTGACAGGGGTGtttttttattagctttattttttaatagcattacaattatgatttttttttttgtacaaaaaaagcCAGTCAAATTCACAACAAACAGATGTGTAAGTGTGCACTGTGCTTGTTGATGAGGTTTCAAACTCTAGAAGGAAATCTGTCACAAACGATGGTTCCTCTTTGAAGAATGAGGGGAAAGACTTTACCACACATGCTCTTTAAACCTATAATACAGCCAGTAAAACATTACATAGCAATGAGAAAAATACGGTTCCAACCAAAGGATGGTTCGTCAAACAGCGAGTTTAGAAAGAATGAGGGCTTTGAGGGAGGCTGCTTTAGTACTGTCACAGCTGTGCATGTAGCAATGGAAAATGTAACATATTTTTAGGCTCAGGAATATTAAGATAGCTTTAATTTAAAGGACAGACAGCTGTTCTCAGGTCAGgtatagagaaaaaaaagatgaatgtGGGATGTGGCTTCACTGGACAACAGGTGAACTCTACAAACTAAAAGCTTCTTTATCCAGCTGCACATCAGGGAAGGTTAATGAAAGGCATGGTACGTACAGGTTTCCCCAGCATGGCCCCAAGCTAAAAACacctaaataatacatttacagcTCTTTAAAATAGAAATAACCAGTAACAACGCTTTCATGTAACAAACATCTCCACTTAATTCTGTACCTGGTGAATTCACACTTGCACCAATGCACCAGTTTTAAGACCACAAACTGCAATAaataaatcacactttttttttctccaaacaaaattcaaatatcatataaaaagaacaaacaaaaagaaacagtTCGATATATAGTTACAGAATTAAGAGGCCATTACATTAATGCTGGCCACTCACTCACATAGTGGTCACCACTTCCGACTACTGGTGATATACCTGTTCCTCCGGTAGAGGCACTTCACATTTCTTAAATAGAGAACTGCCACTATATTAACACTACCTCATTGTTAcacttatttattattctttttccacTAATTAAAGACTGGTTTTGTATCTGTTTCACTGTATATTtgatccttctttcaccctgttttttcAATGCTCAGGactccacaggagagaaaaccaccatagagcacatatattaatatttagcTGGTGGGCTAttctcattctcagcactgcagtgacactgttaagccctatccagacggcattagtttctcagggggacatctgtgaaaatatttcgcacttctactcagtgataaaactcctgactgcaattgaaaaaacaggaggaccaatgagtttttttaaaggctttctcagtcacattgcatcgcgttcagtagctcctccattttcacttgctgttgtgtttttttacgtggatctctgtggaaacgcgcacctaaagtgtaattatggtgcgtggcagtggacaaatagctattttattaaacgtgaggataCAGGTGTGGATCACTGGAGTAAAATTACccgaggaccacagagttcagagaaaaaacgtagataattcagcctgtaattttctcagaggacgtctgagaaaaacacacatggtcgttccagatgggAAAATTCCGGATGAGAAAATTATCTCACAACCATGccaaactaatcccatctggattgAGTTTGTGCAGTATGTATTAatccctatccagatgggattagtttcccATCTGGATCATGGGGTAATTTTTTGGGGGGTCCTCCGTgatttttattcctgtccggaacaaccatgtatgtgtttttctcaggtgtcctctgagaaaattacaggctgaattatctactgtttttttctgaacttcgtggtcctcttgtaattttagtcccatgactgacatctctgagtttaataaaatagctatttttctaCTGCCATGCACCCTAATTACACTATGGGTGCACATTTCCactggagatccatgtaaacacaacagtgagtaaaaaaaaaaaatggaggagctactgaatgtgatgcaatgtgactgagaaagcatttaaaaaactcactggtcctcctgttttttcaattgcagtttagatgcaggagttttatcaatgagtaaaagtgtgaaatattcttCACAGATATCTACCTGAGAAACTTATCCCGTCCGAATAGGGCTTTAGTGAATCAGACagtgcagaagtgctgctggagtttttaaacacggttcactcactgtcctccactctattaaacACTTCTCGTTCTTCTTTTATGACTCTTGACTGGATATTGCTGGCTGGTGGACTGACCACCACTGTCCAGTAtgtataagtggatcagacactgcagccgtgctgctggagtttttacacACTAATTATTCTAATAGTTCTTATTTCAGGACTGTGTTGACTGGATATTTCTCTGGCTGGTGGATTCACCACTGAtgattctcagtccagcagtgacactgtggtgtttaaaacctccagcagcactgctgcactgtctGATCCACACAAACCACCAGTATGCTATTGTCACTGCTCagtgcagagaatgagaaaattccaccactcaaataataaaaaaaatatggggTTCTACTGTGAGGAACTGAACATTATAAAACAGGATGAACTAAATACAGCTGATACGATGAGTGGACAATAAGTGTTGGAACAAAGAGGTGTCGCTAACATTATGGCTGATCGTTGTGATCACTTTTGTTCTGtctgttttatttgtatatatttatttttagtgttgATTTGTTAAAATACTTGTTAGCTTAAATTACTGTCTGTCATGTTTGGCCAGGTTTTAACGGATGCTATTAGGCTCCTTCGATTACTTGTTGGTGGTTTTGTTCAATATTCGTGTTGCTTCCTATGAAAAGGCTCTGCATATTTATTCctcagcatatatatatacactctcaaATTTGCAAGAAGAGCATGGTCTTTCTAAACTAATGTAAAAATCGTTGTGGACCAAACAAAATGGTCTATGGTTAGTTTAACGTTCAACTGTTTTGTTCATTAGCTTAAAGCAATTCATAAAACCAGCTCCAGTTATAAACACACCAAGCCACAAGAGCACTAAGCGTCAAGACTAATGACGAGCAGAATGATGGAAGATTATTATGAGGAGTTGTAgggtgagtgagtaagagaggtGAGTAGAGGGGGGGTCCCGGAACCCCTCTTTTAAGTGAGTTTATTTAAGGGATAGTTTGGCAAAACTAACACAGCTAACAATAAATGAAAGGCTAGTCAGCATGAGACCATATTGGTTAGGTTGGGAACATTACATTAAAGGAGAATACCGATGTGAAATGGAaattgggtgtattaaaacgtgataaaaattCTTACCTTGGTTGAATGGCCCaactccgctctcccacagctttctgagatccagtattttgtttattttgcccaaacaggcttttagagtatgagtgagatggggcatattttggttctgcagataaatctctttttacactgttagtcaggctcaaagtagctccacactttattggtagtatctggagagccctgacattcaaAACAAGGTATTTAGAACTTTTTAGAACTATTTTAAAACTGAACAAGAAgattattaaaagccactgtttacaacccatagagtaggtaaatctctgggtgccgccatcttAAATTAAAGTCACAGTAAGGGAACCGCCGAGCACGAATAGTAAAACTTTTTGAACAATGTTTATCtaatttgttgttggtttttgcattctaatatcaacagtaaccatatattttttgcaacagctggaattcatatatttccaaggaattaattttgcaatttgCTCAACTAACCTTCCTATTCGTTTGGTTGATTTAtggtgacttaaatttaagatggcggtgcccagagatttacctactttaaacattgttttttaataagcttcttgtgcagtttgtaaagttctaaattcattgttttaaatgtcagggctccagattctaccaatgaagtgtggagctactttgagcctggataacggtggaaaaagcggtttatctgcaggggcaaaatatgtcccaaatcatccattctaaaagcttgtttgggcaaagtgcccaaaatactggatctcagaaagctgcaggacagcggaggtgggctatttaacaaaggtaagtacttcgTATTTTATTACGTGTTAATACACCCgaagtctattttacaccggagttctcctttaactttaaAGGTATAGTTTACCCCCGAATGCAATTGCACTGCTAGTAATACAGATAGCTTGAATGGGTGTTCTCCCGATAAGTTGAGGTCATGCATGCTAACTGCTAAACTCTAGCTTTCATTCAGTGCTAGCCATGCTGCTGTAAGTTAGTCACACTATCCCTTTCAGCTTTAATGAGAGGAAGCACTCAAGCACTCCCATCAGGCCACATCCAGGACCCCAGCAGCCACCAGCTGGCGTGAGAGCCAGTCCAGGCCCTCGTGGAGGCCCATGCCACTCCGTGCATCACAGCCCTGAATGTGCCAGCTCCGGCCACAGCAGAGCTTGTGTAGGCTCAGCAGCTCCGTCATCTCCTCCACCGAGACAGCCCCGGGAACATCCTGCAAAAGGGAAAACATGACGTAACATCATAACGATAATATACTGatgttaatacattattaaaatcataggctatacggacaaaagtattgggatacacATCCTAATCACTGAATTCAGACACTTTATCAAGCTCTGTGCGCCGCCATCTATGTACTAATAATGACAAACATATATAACCATTGATTCCGCATAGTCTGCCTCCTCCgcatgtcattatcagtacagtaatggcggcgcacagagctgaagatatagggtatatatatatatagttataggatgtaaacagtggtttttaataagcttattgtgcactttttaagttattaatgccttgttttaaatgtcagggctctccggattctagtaaggaggtgtggagctactttgagctggataacagtggaaaaagcaatttatcgggggaaattatgccccatatcaaccagtctgaagggtgtttggacaaattgttaaaatttctggatctcggaacactgtgagagaacggagatgtgctattcatgaaaaaaaagtactttttctcatgttttactacagcaaaagtccattttacactaaaGATCTCCTTTAATATGATGGGCTGTGGTATACCTGTTTGTTGGCAAAGATAAGCAGAAGAGCGTCTCTCAGCTCTTTCTCAGTCAGGAGCTTGGCCAGCTCACTGTGGGCCTCCATCAGCCTGTCCCTGTGGCAGCTGTCGATCACAAACACCACGGCTGCAGAGCAGAGGAGAAAGAGTGAAGATGTACGATTAAAATGAGCAAAGAggacaatataagctacaaatcCAGAACTGTGTTTTCCTAAAGACAAGTCATCGTCTGAGGTTGTTTGTTGGATCGAGCAGCAGATTACGTACCTTGTGTGTTCAGATAATAGTGCTTCCACAGGGGTCGGAGTTTATGCTTTCCACCCACATCCCAGATGGTGAATTTCAGATTTTTGTACTCAACAGTTTCTacattaaaacctaaaaaaagaaatagttgGTAGACAGTTGGTGACTGAAACACATCAGTAAATCAGATGATGGTAATATCTCAGCATGTCTCTGAGTGGAGTTACCTATAGTTGGTATGGGCTGCATGAACTCATCCTGTTTCAATTTGAAAAGAATGGTTGTTTTTCCAGCGCCATCCAAACCCAGTGTCACTACCCGGATCTCCATCTTGGGGCCAATGTGCACACGGTTGTCCTGAAACACATTTCAACtcaatttaattaaaatacttaaattatgctgacATAAGTCTGTACTTGAGTTATGTTATATTGGAACCACTAGTTTGTACTAgattactacttgtttgtaattaataTGATACAAATTTGCAATAAATGTACACTGAGAATACAGTATATAGTTatatgttattttcgccactatttaatagtttaagtatatatattttttttttactgacacactaaaactaaacttaaatgtttttaaaaatagtttaagtgtagtttttttgttttaaaacttagttatataaaatattactaCCTATATATTTTTCCTAAGTACATCACTAGTACAAAATTAGCATagccaaataaagtattttttttaaagtatactaaaATACTGATTAAGTaggttttataataataaataaaaaagcaagcaTAAGGAGAAAAAGCATAATTTAATTATTCTGCAAATAGTTcgagtacactattattatatttaagcaTACAACATTTTCACAAGGGATACATTCTAATCAAATGGATAAAACGGGGGgatgagaaagaaaggaaggtaGAATAAGGGATCAGGATGTGGAGGAGGGGAAGGGAAAGTAAGgagaaggaagaaaggaaaagggggaagggaagaaaaagaaaaagggggaaacactatattttcttattatatatatcttatttctcaCTCCctcaataaaaaattatatatatatatatatatatatatatatatatatatatatactgaaactAACCCTGACCGGATTTGGGTTTAGTCTAGGTTCAATCCCTGTAAGGGAAACAGTGATATCTTAGTATATCTGCTCTTCTAGGTTATATTTTATGTGAAATGGAATGGCAGATCCATGCTGTGAAGAACTGTGATGGAAGCAGGTGGGGATCAGTATTTACCTTTGTGAATGTGACTGGGATGCCTGCATCCAACTGAACATGGTCAGCCATCTctgtgaactgctgctgctgcttctgcagaGTCTCCAGCAGCCTGTTTATCTCCTGCTTTGCCAAGACAACCCTGCAGTCATCCTGTTTCAAGAACAACCGAGTTATCACCCACAAAATCTACTGCACCACCACCCACAACCCTTCCTTTACATACTCTACAGTCAGTACATTTCCCAAAAGCACTGCAACTTACCAGCTTCAATAACAGTGCTTAACAAATGTGAGTTACAGTATCTTTGTCATGTGACACACATCATCCACTTATCCGCTCCTCAAGAATGATATTAAATTAAGCATCTTCAGGACAGAAGATGATAGTGTGTATGTTCTTTAAACAGTACCTGCTGCAGAGTCTTTTCACAGTGCAGGCAGGCCGTGGACACCTGAGACAGCAGGATAGTCATGTCCTCCTGCTGCTGCCGAAGCCAGATCAGCCTCTCCCTCACATGAGCATCTACCACGCTGAGCGCCATCTCCTCCTGACGGCACAGCGTCTCGTGCAGGTCGGCGAAATACGCCCGCACACACGATCGAGCATTCTCTGCAGTGCCCGGCACCTGGAAAGAAACATGGACTTTTTTACAACTGGCTGCACTGAAGCCACAGAAAAACaactaaaattttatttttttatgaagcaTGTGAAGTTTCCCAAACATGGAAAATCCTCATGTAAAATGTTGTGTGGTTCAAGTCTAGATCTTATCCctttctatttgttttatatttaagcatCAACATACAGctatggacaaaaataagagacctcttaaaatgatgagtttctttgattttaccaaattgaaaacctctggaatttaatcaagaggaagatggatgatcacaagccatcaaaccaaactgaactgcttgaatttttgcatcagaagcagtgtgtaagactggtggaggagaacatgccaagatgcataacaactgtgattaaaaaccagggttattccaccaaatattgatttccagaaccctgagagagcacaattggccttgcttgtttctgggtgggtagatggcgctctttcccctcataacttctagggtgatgtggatcagcacagggcgtctgtgagctgatatatcggaaCCAAGTTGCTAAACTTCcgctgagcgcgctgtgatgctactcagtattgctgcatcagcagcagttggaaaagaaacAAAGTCTTCAAATGTGtcgcaggaggcatgtgctagacttctccctcctggtgttggggcatcactagtgatagggggtgtcccaatgagtgggttaggtaattggccatataaattgggaagaaaataggggaaaaataataatagaataataatcaGAAAATACCTAATAAGAGATTTCTCTGTAGTGTGTATTAATAAGTCATACTCACAGCACTGTAGCTCAGAATCTGTACTCACATGTTCTGTGTGGGCCATGCCTACACCATCTTCCACAATCTGTTCACCGCCTTCAATCTGCTGCACGATGCCCACGAGCTTCCTGGAGTATTCAGATACTTCCTCAGTGAAGGTACGGATACAGTGAGCCATGTCCAAAATGGAGGCACGGATCTGGTTCGCCTCTGCCTCCAGAACTGCGTGCTGTTTACAAAAAGACATCattcaaaaatgtattattagtaGGGCTGTACTGTACAGTCCATACAGTCAGACGATTTCTCTATTCATTCATGGTTTTTCCCTACACAGATTATATAGCAATCACAACAGCAATTCTCAAATCTCCTCATTAAGAAAGTCGGCACAGTTACAGGAACATATTTTTGAGCATTTAAAAATCAGCAAATGAGCGTATAAGTTAAATGACCTGCAATGTTGGCTAATTTAATTAGACCTATGTCATATCATGGCAGCACACACATATTTATGCTAAAATCAGCATTTTTGAgaatttttaaatcattaaaagaGACACTGCAGATGATGAACAACCAAAATTACAGCCTTGTTTAATTATGGTCATATAAT comes from the Astyanax mexicanus isolate ESR-SI-001 chromosome 20, AstMex3_surface, whole genome shotgun sequence genome and includes:
- the trim23 gene encoding E3 ubiquitin-protein ligase TRIM23 isoform X2, whose protein sequence is MRTKATLPQCTARCAPPIYAPSAPSSHTPPAHWPSTFVCLEDGCQPGPLMCCVCKEYGKHQGHKHAVLEAEANQIRASILDMAHCIRTFTEEVSEYSRKLVGIVQQIEGGEQIVEDGVGMAHTEHVPGTAENARSCVRAYFADLHETLCRQEEMALSVVDAHVRERLIWLRQQQEDMTILLSQVSTACLHCEKTLQQDDCRVVLAKQEINRLLETLQKQQQQFTEMADHVQLDAGIPVTFTKDNRVHIGPKMEIRVVTLGLDGAGKTTILFKLKQDEFMQPIPTIGFNVETVEYKNLKFTIWDVGGKHKLRPLWKHYYLNTQAVVFVIDSCHRDRLMEAHSELAKLLTEKELRDALLLIFANKQDVPGAVSVEEMTELLSLHKLCCGRSWHIQGCDARSGMGLHEGLDWLSRQLVAAGVLDVA
- the trim23 gene encoding E3 ubiquitin-protein ligase TRIM23 isoform X1, whose product is MAAAVNKQGAAAPMEPCVRHVRATTGNTVKVLECGVCEDVFSLQGDKVPRLLLCGHTVCHDCLTRLPLHGRAVRCPFDRQATELGDSGVWGLKKNFALLELLERLQNGASNQSGMSEDALREMGECIIRCDEDESHTASMYCTVCATHLCAECSQLTHSTRTLAKHRRVPLADKPHEKTLCPQHQVHAIEFVCLEDGCQPGPLMCCVCKEYGKHQGHKHAVLEAEANQIRASILDMAHCIRTFTEEVSEYSRKLVGIVQQIEGGEQIVEDGVGMAHTEHVPGTAENARSCVRAYFADLHETLCRQEEMALSVVDAHVRERLIWLRQQQEDMTILLSQVSTACLHCEKTLQQDDCRVVLAKQEINRLLETLQKQQQQFTEMADHVQLDAGIPVTFTKDNRVHIGPKMEIRVVTLGLDGAGKTTILFKLKQDEFMQPIPTIGFNVETVEYKNLKFTIWDVGGKHKLRPLWKHYYLNTQAVVFVIDSCHRDRLMEAHSELAKLLTEKELRDALLLIFANKQDVPGAVSVEEMTELLSLHKLCCGRSWHIQGCDARSGMGLHEGLDWLSRQLVAAGVLDVA